Proteins encoded within one genomic window of Candidatus Brevundimonas colombiensis:
- a CDS encoding ribonuclease D, which yields MTVYLHEGDLPDDLDLGAEVAVDSETMGLRFRRDPLCVVQLSSGDGKAHVVRLNRPAYDCPNLKRVLTDPAVTKIFHFGRFDIGMFLLHLGVETRPVYCTKIASKLARTYTDRHGLKDVVRETVGVDLSKAQQSSDWGAQTLTQAQLDYAASDVLYLHAAKARLDQMLAREGRAELAAKCFDFLPTRSALDLAGWDEVDIFAHS from the coding sequence ATGACCGTTTACCTGCATGAGGGCGACCTGCCCGACGATCTGGACCTGGGGGCCGAGGTCGCCGTCGATTCCGAGACCATGGGTCTGCGGTTCCGCCGCGATCCGCTGTGCGTGGTGCAGCTGTCGTCCGGCGACGGCAAAGCCCATGTCGTGCGGCTGAACCGGCCCGCCTACGACTGTCCGAACCTGAAGCGGGTGCTGACCGACCCGGCGGTGACCAAGATCTTCCACTTCGGCCGGTTCGACATCGGCATGTTCCTGCTGCACCTGGGGGTCGAGACGCGGCCGGTCTATTGCACCAAGATCGCCTCCAAGCTGGCGCGCACCTATACCGACCGCCACGGGCTGAAGGACGTGGTGCGCGAGACGGTGGGGGTTGACCTGTCCAAGGCCCAGCAGTCGTCCGACTGGGGCGCGCAGACCCTGACCCAGGCGCAGCTGGATTATGCGGCGTCGGACGTCCTTTATCTGCACGCGGCCAAGGCCAGGCTGGACCAGATGCTGGCGCGCGAGGGGCGCGCCGAACTGGCCGCGAAATGTTTCGACTTCCTGCCGACCCGTTCGGCGCTCGACCTCGCCGGCTGGGACGAAGTCGACATCTTCGCCCACAGCTGA
- a CDS encoding polysaccharide export protein, which yields MPRPVLAAAVGLVLTLGLTAFSDLTPGEYRLTPADRVRIDVFGEPALGGDFTLDGRGRITLPLIGEIQASGLSAPQLQAAVTAALGQGYLNQPRVAAQVLTYRPFYILGEVNRPGEYPYAGDTTALQAVATAQGFTYRANSRRLFVRRAGAAVEQPLSPDARILPGDTIRVSERYF from the coding sequence ATGCCGCGCCCCGTCCTCGCCGCCGCTGTCGGACTGGTCCTGACGCTCGGTCTGACCGCCTTTTCAGACCTGACACCGGGCGAGTATCGCCTGACCCCGGCCGACAGGGTCAGGATCGACGTGTTCGGGGAGCCCGCATTGGGCGGCGATTTCACCCTGGACGGGCGGGGCCGCATCACCCTGCCGCTGATCGGCGAAATCCAGGCTTCGGGGCTTAGCGCGCCCCAGCTTCAGGCCGCCGTGACCGCCGCCCTCGGCCAGGGCTATCTGAACCAGCCGCGCGTCGCCGCCCAGGTGCTGACCTATCGGCCCTTCTATATTCTGGGCGAGGTCAATCGGCCGGGCGAATATCCCTATGCGGGCGACACCACGGCGCTGCAGGCGGTCGCCACGGCCCAGGGCTTCACCTATCGCGCCAACAGCCGGCGCCTGTTCGTGCGCCGCGCCGGCGCCGCCGTGGAACAGCCCCTGTCCCCCGACGCCCGCATCCTGCCCGGCGACACGATCCGCGTGAGCGAACGCTATTTCTGA
- the lptB gene encoding LPS export ABC transporter ATP-binding protein, translated as MARKELSALNLDDRPAAASPPVVSPAEKGLRVVNIARSFGARQVVRDVSLTVQRGEVAGLLGPNGAGKTTCFYMITGLIPPDSGSIWLDGEDITGQPMYQRARMGLGYLAQEASIFRGMTVEKNVRAVVELNYPADRIKAETERLLNELHIDHLRHAAATALSGGERRRVEIARALAGRPSFMLLDEPFAGIDPLAIADIRTVIRYLASQGIGVLITDHNVRETLDITDRVSIISNGAVLFEGTSDEAIHDAEVRRVYLGENYV; from the coding sequence TTGGCGCGCAAGGAACTCTCCGCCCTGAACCTGGACGACCGGCCGGCGGCCGCGTCGCCGCCTGTCGTCTCGCCGGCCGAAAAGGGCCTGCGGGTCGTCAATATCGCGCGTTCCTTCGGGGCGCGGCAGGTGGTGCGCGACGTGTCCCTGACGGTGCAGCGGGGCGAGGTCGCGGGCCTTCTGGGGCCGAACGGGGCGGGCAAGACCACCTGTTTCTACATGATCACCGGCCTGATCCCGCCGGACTCGGGCTCGATCTGGCTGGACGGCGAGGACATCACCGGCCAGCCCATGTACCAGCGGGCGCGGATGGGCCTGGGCTATCTGGCGCAGGAAGCCTCCATCTTTCGCGGCATGACGGTCGAGAAGAACGTGCGCGCGGTGGTCGAGCTGAACTACCCCGCCGATCGGATCAAGGCCGAGACCGAACGGCTGCTGAACGAACTGCACATCGACCATCTGCGTCATGCGGCGGCGACGGCCCTGTCGGGCGGCGAGCGGCGGCGGGTGGAGATCGCGCGCGCCCTGGCCGGGCGGCCGTCCTTCATGCTGCTGGACGAACCCTTCGCCGGCATCGACCCCCTGGCCATCGCCGATATCCGCACCGTGATCCGCTATCTGGCCAGCCAGGGGATCGGGGTGCTGATCACCGACCATAATGTGCGCGAGACCCTGGACATCACCGACCGCGTCTCGATCATCTCCAACGGCGCGGTGCTGTTCGAAGGCACGTCGGACGAGGCGATCCACGACGCCGAGGTGCGCCGGGTCTATCTGGGCGAAAACTACGTCTGA
- a CDS encoding WecB/TagA/CpsF family glycosyltransferase: MTPLSPPLPKTERRAAVRAPFRTRRRASERVRLMGQWVDLVRPEEVQHQIQQAVDDGRKSLIANHNLHSLYLMQRTPGLSAFYDRADMVEVDSTPLIAFSRLAGLNSRGFHRCTYLDWRDHFWSVADRKGWRVLSVGGAPGVGETAAARLRALYPGADIAVHHGFFDACPGSPENDAVLARVAAFKPHILFVGMGMPRQELWIADNYDRLPDCVILSVGAAFDYEAGVQSAAPRWMGRAGIEWAYRLFRDPRRLFVRYCIEPWSLIPLALADLRQGRDRRGTAKFPTR; the protein is encoded by the coding sequence ATGACGCCGTTGTCCCCGCCCCTGCCGAAGACAGAGCGCCGCGCGGCCGTCCGCGCGCCCTTCCGCACGCGCCGCCGCGCCAGCGAACGTGTGCGGCTGATGGGCCAATGGGTCGATCTGGTCCGGCCCGAGGAGGTCCAGCATCAGATTCAACAGGCCGTGGACGACGGCCGCAAAAGCCTGATCGCCAACCATAATCTGCACAGCCTGTATCTGATGCAGCGGACGCCCGGCCTGTCGGCCTTCTATGACCGGGCCGATATGGTGGAGGTCGATTCCACCCCCCTGATCGCCTTTTCGCGGCTGGCGGGGCTGAACAGCCGGGGTTTTCACCGCTGCACCTATCTGGACTGGCGCGACCATTTCTGGAGCGTGGCCGACCGCAAGGGCTGGCGCGTCCTGTCGGTCGGCGGCGCGCCCGGGGTGGGCGAGACGGCGGCGGCGCGGCTGCGCGCCCTCTATCCCGGCGCCGACATCGCGGTTCATCACGGCTTCTTCGACGCCTGCCCCGGTTCGCCCGAGAACGACGCCGTCCTAGCCCGGGTCGCCGCGTTCAAGCCCCACATCCTGTTCGTCGGCATGGGGATGCCGCGCCAGGAGCTGTGGATCGCCGACAACTACGACCGGCTGCCCGATTGCGTCATCCTGTCGGTCGGCGCCGCCTTCGACTATGAGGCCGGCGTCCAGAGCGCGGCGCCGCGCTGGATGGGCCGGGCCGGCATCGAATGGGCCTATCGCCTGTTCCGCGATCCCCGGCGCCTGTTCGTCCGCTACTGTATCGAGCCATGGAGCCTGATTCCCCTGGCGCTGGCCGACCTGCGCCAGGGGCGCGATCGACGCGGAACGGCTAAATTTCCTACCAGATAG
- a CDS encoding DUF983 domain-containing protein, which produces MTDYPRLSTIKTGLACRCPRCGKGALFKGYLTLREACEDCGLSYSFADPADGPAFFVMTAVGVVGMILLMIFDFTVHPPIWVHGVVTLPILIGLCLGCLRPFKAWLVAEQYIHKAAPPEFSSNGKHGPF; this is translated from the coding sequence ATGACGGACTATCCGCGCCTCAGCACGATCAAGACCGGCCTGGCCTGCCGCTGCCCCCGCTGCGGCAAGGGCGCCCTGTTCAAGGGCTATCTGACCCTGCGCGAGGCCTGCGAGGACTGCGGGCTCAGCTACAGCTTCGCCGACCCGGCGGACGGCCCGGCCTTCTTCGTCATGACGGCGGTCGGGGTGGTGGGCATGATCCTGCTGATGATCTTCGACTTCACCGTCCATCCGCCGATCTGGGTTCACGGGGTGGTCACCCTGCCCATCCTGATCGGCCTGTGCTTGGGCTGCCTGCGCCCCTTCAAGGCCTGGCTGGTCGCCGAACAATATATCCACAAGGCCGCCCCGCCCGAGTTCTCCTCCAACGGCAAACACGGGCCGTTCTAA
- the lptC gene encoding LPS export ABC transporter periplasmic protein LptC translates to MTDPVDPSRIEADEARVALAGARWRARSRRVKLYRRVLPVIILVLAGGVLTWTVFRTVMSGVERKASQSQEVRLDSPLFHGQDSQGRAFTVGAQGAVRDPNTGKFRLIGPALKLNLGGRKVTELTADGGVYDEQGRTVTIGPNVRISDGGTGFILTTPEAVVNTATGVVTGSKGVQGSGPIGTINASSYAIYDQGQRVVFDGAGDNKVKGVLTPAGAGR, encoded by the coding sequence TTGACCGACCCCGTCGATCCGTCCCGCATCGAGGCCGACGAGGCCCGGGTCGCCCTTGCCGGCGCCCGCTGGCGCGCGCGTTCGCGCCGGGTGAAACTGTATCGCCGGGTGCTGCCCGTCATCATCCTGGTGCTGGCGGGCGGCGTCCTGACCTGGACGGTGTTCCGCACCGTCATGTCGGGGGTGGAGCGCAAGGCCAGCCAGAGCCAGGAGGTGCGGCTGGACAGCCCGCTGTTCCACGGACAGGATTCGCAAGGCCGCGCCTTCACCGTCGGCGCCCAGGGCGCGGTGCGGGACCCCAATACCGGCAAGTTCCGCCTGATCGGCCCGGCGCTGAAGCTGAACCTGGGCGGACGCAAGGTGACGGAGCTGACCGCCGACGGCGGCGTCTATGACGAGCAGGGCAGGACGGTGACGATCGGACCGAACGTGCGGATTTCCGACGGCGGCACGGGCTTCATCCTGACCACGCCCGAGGCGGTGGTGAACACTGCGACCGGTGTGGTGACGGGTTCAAAGGGCGTTCAGGGTTCAGGCCCTATTGGAACCATCAACGCATCGTCCTATGCCATCTATGATCAGGGTCAGCGCGTGGTGTTCGATGGCGCGGGCGACAACAAGGTGAAGGGCGTGCTGACGCCCGCGGGTGCAGGCCGATGA
- a CDS encoding flagellar biosynthetic protein FliO, giving the protein MNFLDLARAVFGLAFTLGLIGIAAWAARRYAPQLLARLGAERGARRMQVVETLVLDPARRLVLVRIDEEERLILLGEGRELIEPRQPGGVQ; this is encoded by the coding sequence ATGAATTTCCTCGATCTCGCCCGGGCCGTCTTCGGCCTGGCCTTCACCCTCGGCCTGATCGGGATCGCAGCCTGGGCCGCCCGCCGCTATGCGCCGCAACTGCTGGCCAGGCTGGGCGCCGAGCGCGGGGCGCGCCGGATGCAGGTGGTCGAGACCCTGGTCCTGGACCCCGCCCGCCGTCTGGTCCTGGTCCGCATCGACGAAGAAGAGCGGCTGATCCTGCTGGGCGAAGGCCGCGAACTGATCGAGCCGCGTCAACCGGGAGGCGTGCAATGA
- a CDS encoding FAD-dependent oxidoreductase translates to MSDRDGPRIAIVGAGFSGLLTAVNLLQASPAVRVTLIERRGVFGPGTAYDTGNPQHLLNVRLDNMSAFPDRPEHLSDWLAEQPSWRAQDGFITRGVYGDYLQSLLDAALEDAPERLTLVGAEARSLDRLDHGWRIGTSDGGIVVDQVVLALGNLEPASPAGVDAAVRASPAYVENPWRLDAASVEGARSVLLIGSGLTMVDAALTLRRPGRRFTALSRHGLLPRAHAVAPPAPFAGDFAGGPAEVLRQVRAAADKADWRAVFDRLRHSARALWRGWSPVERRRFLRHLRPLWDVHRHRLSPGAARDIHSMLAGGELTVLAGKLTELKLADVIEVAWRPRGRRRPIRDRFDLVVNCTGPLGSIGHSVEPMIRDLLQKAYGRPDPLGLGLQVDDDGRLLDADGHPARGLHAIGPLTRGAFWEMTAVPDLRGQARDLAQRILADRA, encoded by the coding sequence ATGTCCGATCGAGACGGGCCGCGGATCGCGATCGTGGGCGCGGGGTTCAGCGGCCTGCTGACGGCCGTGAACCTGCTTCAGGCCTCGCCCGCCGTGCGGGTGACGCTGATCGAGCGGCGGGGCGTCTTCGGCCCCGGCACGGCCTATGACACCGGCAATCCCCAGCACCTGCTGAACGTGCGCCTGGACAATATGAGCGCCTTTCCCGACCGGCCGGAGCATCTGTCCGACTGGCTGGCGGAACAGCCGTCCTGGCGCGCCCAGGACGGCTTCATCACGCGCGGCGTCTATGGCGACTATCTCCAGTCCCTGCTGGACGCGGCGCTGGAGGACGCGCCCGAACGTCTGACCCTGGTCGGCGCCGAGGCCCGGTCCCTGGACCGGCTGGACCACGGCTGGCGCATCGGAACCTCGGACGGGGGGATTGTCGTCGATCAGGTGGTCCTGGCCCTGGGAAATCTGGAGCCGGCCTCGCCCGCGGGGGTGGATGCGGCCGTGCGCGCCTCGCCCGCCTATGTCGAGAACCCCTGGCGGCTGGACGCGGCCTCGGTCGAGGGCGCGCGCAGCGTCCTTCTGATCGGGTCGGGCCTGACCATGGTGGACGCGGCCCTGACGCTGCGGCGGCCGGGGCGGCGCTTCACCGCCCTGTCGCGCCACGGTCTTCTGCCCCGCGCCCACGCCGTCGCGCCGCCTGCCCCGTTCGCGGGCGATTTCGCGGGCGGCCCGGCCGAGGTGCTGCGTCAGGTCCGCGCGGCGGCCGACAAGGCCGACTGGCGCGCCGTGTTCGACCGGCTGCGGCATTCGGCCCGCGCGCTGTGGCGGGGCTGGTCGCCGGTCGAACGGCGGCGGTTCCTGCGCCACCTTCGCCCGCTTTGGGATGTGCATCGCCACCGGCTGTCGCCCGGCGCGGCGCGCGACATTCACTCCATGCTGGCGGGGGGCGAGTTGACGGTCCTGGCCGGCAAGCTGACCGAACTGAAGCTCGCCGACGTCATCGAGGTCGCCTGGCGTCCGCGCGGACGCCGCCGCCCCATCCGCGACCGTTTCGACCTGGTGGTCAACTGCACCGGACCGCTGGGCTCCATCGGCCACAGCGTCGAGCCGATGATCCGCGACCTGCTTCAAAAGGCCTATGGCCGGCCCGATCCCCTTGGCCTGGGGCTTCAGGTCGACGACGACGGCCGCCTGCTGGACGCCGACGGCCATCCGGCCCGGGGCCTTCACGCCATCGGCCCCCTGACGCGCGGCGCCTTCTGGGAGATGACCGCCGTCCCCGACCTGCGCGGCCAGGCCCGCGACCTGGCCCAGCGGATATTGGCCGATCGGGCCTGA
- the flgC gene encoding flagellar basal body rod protein FlgC, giving the protein MPDSISPSNSAMAVAASALKAQQSRMRVIAENIANAQSTARTPGGEPYRRQIPVFQAREVDGATGVTLAEVRPDQSDFKMDYDPSHPAANAQGYVKRPNVDTLVEAMDMREAQRAYEANLNVIETARSMDSRTLDIIKR; this is encoded by the coding sequence ATGCCCGATTCCATCTCCCCCTCGAACAGCGCCATGGCGGTGGCCGCCTCGGCCCTGAAGGCGCAGCAGTCGCGGATGCGCGTCATCGCCGAGAACATCGCCAACGCCCAGTCGACCGCCCGCACGCCGGGCGGCGAACCCTATCGCCGCCAGATCCCCGTCTTCCAGGCGCGCGAGGTCGACGGCGCGACGGGGGTGACCCTGGCCGAGGTGCGGCCCGACCAGAGCGACTTCAAGATGGACTACGACCCGTCGCACCCGGCGGCGAACGCGCAGGGCTATGTGAAGCGGCCCAATGTCGACACCCTGGTCGAGGCCATGGACATGCGCGAGGCGCAGCGCGCCTATGAAGCCAATCTGAACGTCATCGAGACGGCGCGGTCGATGGACAGCCGCACCCTCGACATCATCAAACGCTGA
- a CDS encoding oleate hydratase, producing the protein MYRSNGNFEAFARPLKPEGVDGRRAYFVGSGLAALAGAAFLIRDAQMPGEAITVFEELDLPGGSMDGVLDAHKGFIIRGGREMEAHFETLWDLFRSIPSLDTPEASVLDEMYWLHKTDPSTSARRALRNRGQPIDRIADLTLTPKAVEELIALALMREQDLDDKRIDEVFTQDFFASNFWLYWATMFAFEPWASAMEMRRYILRFVHHISTLPDLSSLRFTRYNQYESLIRPLVAHLKAQGVVFRYGTQVQDVLVTDAGGSKTATTLELTVDGRKEKIALAPTDLVFVTNGSITESSTFGDNDTPAPVVTDRGGAWSLWKRMAERDRAFGRPEKFCENIPEANWTISATVTLTDDRIAPYIERITGRDPRSGAIVTGGPCNIQDSSWLYGFSISRQPHFAAQDPKTALVVWLYGLFSDRPGDYVKKTIRECTGAELCAEWLYHLGVPEDQIEDLSRSAARTIPCNMPYITAYFMPRAVGDRPLVTPERSRNLAFIGNFAETERDTVFTTEYSVRTAMEAVYTLTGVDRGVPETFASAFDIRVLLNALYYLNGRKPLEEMQMPFLAGLASKAALAKAKGTYLEDLLRDAKLI; encoded by the coding sequence ATGTACCGCTCAAACGGCAATTTCGAAGCTTTCGCCCGCCCGTTGAAGCCCGAGGGCGTCGACGGACGACGGGCCTATTTCGTCGGCTCGGGCCTGGCCGCCCTGGCGGGCGCGGCCTTCCTGATTCGCGACGCCCAGATGCCGGGCGAGGCCATCACCGTGTTTGAGGAACTGGACCTGCCGGGCGGCAGCATGGACGGCGTCCTGGACGCGCATAAGGGGTTCATCATTCGCGGCGGCCGCGAGATGGAGGCGCATTTCGAAACCCTGTGGGATCTGTTCCGCTCCATCCCGTCGCTGGACACGCCCGAGGCCTCGGTGCTGGACGAGATGTACTGGCTGCACAAGACCGATCCCTCGACCAGCGCCCGCCGGGCTCTGCGCAACCGCGGCCAGCCGATCGACCGGATCGCCGATCTGACCCTGACGCCCAAGGCGGTGGAGGAGTTGATCGCCCTGGCGCTGATGCGCGAACAGGACCTGGACGACAAGCGGATCGACGAGGTGTTCACCCAAGACTTCTTCGCCTCGAACTTCTGGCTCTACTGGGCCACCATGTTCGCCTTCGAACCCTGGGCCAGCGCGATGGAGATGCGGCGCTACATCCTGCGCTTCGTGCATCACATCTCGACCCTGCCCGACCTCAGTTCGCTGCGCTTCACCCGCTATAACCAGTATGAATCTCTGATCCGCCCGCTGGTGGCCCACCTGAAGGCCCAGGGCGTGGTCTTCCGCTATGGGACCCAGGTTCAGGACGTTCTGGTCACGGACGCGGGCGGTTCAAAGACAGCGACCACGCTGGAGCTGACGGTCGACGGCCGCAAGGAAAAGATCGCCCTGGCGCCGACGGACCTGGTCTTCGTCACCAACGGCTCGATCACCGAAAGCTCGACCTTCGGCGACAATGACACGCCCGCGCCCGTCGTCACGGATCGCGGCGGGGCCTGGTCGCTGTGGAAGCGGATGGCCGAACGGGACCGCGCCTTCGGCCGCCCCGAGAAGTTCTGCGAAAACATACCCGAGGCCAACTGGACCATATCGGCCACCGTCACCCTGACCGACGACCGCATCGCGCCCTATATCGAGCGCATCACCGGGCGCGATCCCCGGTCCGGCGCCATCGTCACCGGCGGGCCGTGCAACATCCAGGATTCCAGCTGGCTGTACGGCTTCTCCATCAGCCGCCAACCCCATTTCGCCGCCCAGGACCCCAAGACGGCGCTGGTGGTCTGGCTGTACGGCCTGTTTTCGGACAGACCGGGCGACTACGTCAAAAAGACGATCCGGGAATGCACCGGCGCCGAACTGTGCGCCGAATGGCTGTATCATCTGGGCGTGCCGGAGGATCAGATCGAAGACCTGTCGCGCAGTGCAGCGCGCACCATCCCGTGCAACATGCCCTATATCACCGCCTATTTCATGCCGCGCGCCGTCGGCGACCGGCCCCTGGTGACGCCGGAACGGTCGCGCAATCTCGCCTTCATCGGCAATTTCGCCGAGACGGAGCGCGATACGGTCTTCACCACGGAATATTCGGTGCGCACGGCGATGGAGGCGGTCTATACGCTGACCGGTGTGGATCGCGGCGTGCCCGAGACGTTCGCCTCGGCCTTCGACATCCGGGTCCTGCTCAACGCCCTCTATTATCTCAACGGCCGCAAGCCGCTGGAAGAGATGCAGATGCCCTTCCTGGCCGGTCTGGCCAGCAAGGCCGCCCTGGCCAAGGCCAAGGGCACCTATCTGGAGGATCTGCTCAGGGACGCCAAACTGATCTGA
- the flgB gene encoding flagellar basal body rod protein FlgB — MGVADIPLLGQIKGRLGWLDARQRVIAENVANADTPGYVGRDLKQPTDFAAAMARGGGLQMTRTNAAHIAPAGTPVRFDPTKAPDSETTLDGNSVVVEEQMLKMAESRMAYDAAIGFYQKSMSMIRLAAKRPGG, encoded by the coding sequence ATGGGCGTCGCCGACATACCGCTGCTGGGGCAGATCAAGGGCCGTCTGGGCTGGCTGGACGCGCGCCAGCGCGTGATCGCCGAGAACGTGGCCAACGCCGACACGCCGGGCTACGTCGGGCGCGACCTGAAACAGCCGACCGACTTCGCCGCCGCCATGGCCCGGGGCGGGGGTCTGCAGATGACGCGGACCAATGCGGCCCACATCGCCCCGGCGGGAACGCCGGTGCGGTTCGATCCGACCAAGGCGCCCGATTCGGAAACCACGCTGGACGGCAATTCGGTCGTGGTCGAAGAGCAGATGCTGAAGATGGCCGAGAGCCGCATGGCCTATGACGCCGCCATCGGCTTCTACCAGAAATCCATGTCCATGATCCGCCTGGCCGCCAAACGGCCCGGCGGTTGA
- a CDS encoding HU family DNA-binding protein, protein MTTQAELIAAVAKDAGVSQADAGKVLTAIVENIHSTLKSGGDIRISNLGVFDTAARAEREGRNPATGATIKIAASKAVRFRVSKPLKDAVNG, encoded by the coding sequence ATGACCACTCAAGCCGAACTGATCGCCGCCGTCGCCAAGGACGCTGGTGTCTCGCAGGCCGACGCCGGCAAGGTGCTGACCGCGATCGTCGAAAACATCCACTCGACCCTGAAGTCGGGCGGCGACATCCGCATCTCGAACCTGGGCGTCTTCGACACCGCCGCCCGCGCCGAGCGCGAAGGCCGCAACCCGGCCACCGGCGCGACCATCAAGATCGCCGCCTCCAAGGCCGTGCGCTTCCGCGTCTCCAAGCCGCTGAAGGACGCCGTCAACGGCTAA
- a CDS encoding flagellar hook-basal body complex protein FliE: MNPMMAARAYAAVQGGAMPTGLSGAASAPVAGDGGFADLVKTAMTDMTQQSRAAETQMTRSVQGQGNLIDVVTALSSAEASLETVISVRDQVISAYKEIMAMPI; encoded by the coding sequence ATGAATCCGATGATGGCCGCCAGGGCCTATGCCGCCGTTCAGGGCGGCGCCATGCCGACGGGCCTGTCGGGCGCCGCCTCGGCCCCCGTCGCCGGGGACGGCGGCTTCGCCGATCTGGTCAAGACCGCCATGACCGACATGACCCAGCAGTCGCGCGCGGCCGAAACCCAGATGACCCGCTCGGTCCAGGGCCAAGGCAATCTGATCGACGTGGTGACGGCGCTCAGTTCGGCCGAGGCCTCGTTGGAGACGGTGATCTCGGTGCGCGACCAGGTGATTTCCGCCTACAAGGAAATCATGGCCATGCCGATCTGA
- the fliP gene encoding flagellar type III secretion system pore protein FliP (The bacterial flagellar biogenesis protein FliP forms a type III secretion system (T3SS)-type pore required for flagellar assembly.), translating to MTVFVTPTGAELKRAALLSLFTTLICLAWPVAALAQQAAQGGSALNIDLGSGAGLTQRVVQLVGLMTVLSLAPSIVIMTTSFVRIIVVLSLLRTALGLQQSPPNAVLVSLSLFLSAIVMAPTWQDAYDSGIRPLMDQQIELPQAFDQASEPVKTFMLAQVDRGDLALFTRLSKIEPPKTVQELPLRVVTPAFMISELKKAFEIGFLLFVPFLVIDLVVASVLMSMGMMMLPPVVVSLPFKLIFFVLVDGWRLVAGSLVESFQKASGAG from the coding sequence GTGACGGTGTTCGTCACCCCCACCGGCGCCGAGCTGAAGCGCGCGGCCCTGCTGTCTCTGTTCACCACCCTGATCTGCCTGGCCTGGCCCGTCGCCGCCCTGGCCCAGCAGGCGGCGCAAGGCGGCTCGGCCCTGAACATCGACCTGGGTTCGGGCGCCGGCCTGACCCAGCGGGTGGTCCAGCTGGTCGGGCTGATGACGGTTCTGTCCCTGGCGCCGTCCATCGTCATCATGACCACCAGTTTCGTGCGGATCATCGTGGTTCTGTCGCTGTTGCGGACAGCCCTGGGTCTTCAGCAGTCGCCGCCGAACGCCGTCCTGGTGTCCCTGTCGCTGTTCCTGTCCGCCATCGTCATGGCCCCGACCTGGCAGGACGCCTATGATTCGGGCATCCGTCCGCTGATGGATCAGCAGATCGAACTGCCCCAGGCCTTCGATCAGGCGTCCGAGCCGGTGAAAACCTTCATGCTGGCCCAGGTGGACCGCGGCGACCTGGCCCTGTTCACCCGTCTGTCGAAGATCGAGCCCCCCAAGACCGTCCAGGAACTGCCCCTGCGCGTCGTCACCCCGGCCTTCATGATCAGCGAGCTGAAGAAGGCGTTCGAAATCGGATTTCTCCTTTTCGTTCCGTTCCTTGTGATCGATCTGGTGGTGGCCAGCGTCCTGATGTCCATGGGCATGATGATGCTGCCGCCGGTGGTGGTGTCCCTGCCGTTCAAACTGATCTTCTTCGTGCTGGTGGACGGCTGGCGGTTGGTCGCCGGAAGCCTGGTCGAGAGCTTCCAGAAGGCGTCCGGCGCCGGATAA
- a CDS encoding LptA/OstA family protein: protein MMTMKISKALAAVAAVAVVALPAVGDAQSPNAGRAQASNQPVAYGADSVEYAPNRVILRGRAEATQGGNRFRADTLTLVSSDGGSLERAEAAGSVYFVTPDQSMRGDRAVYNLGNGEIVVTGNVILTQGQNVLTGSRLVYNINTETARMDGAPRGAAGSRVQGVFYPSGN, encoded by the coding sequence ATGATGACGATGAAGATTTCCAAGGCCCTGGCGGCTGTCGCGGCTGTCGCGGTCGTCGCCCTGCCTGCGGTCGGGGACGCCCAGAGCCCCAACGCCGGGCGCGCCCAGGCGTCGAACCAGCCGGTGGCCTATGGCGCCGACTCGGTCGAATACGCGCCCAACCGGGTGATTCTGCGCGGCCGGGCCGAGGCGACCCAGGGCGGCAACCGTTTCCGCGCCGACACCCTGACCCTGGTCAGCAGCGACGGCGGCAGTCTGGAGCGGGCCGAGGCGGCGGGATCGGTCTATTTCGTCACCCCGGACCAGTCGATGCGCGGCGACCGCGCCGTCTATAATCTGGGCAATGGCGAGATCGTGGTGACCGGCAATGTCATCCTGACCCAAGGTCAGAACGTCCTGACCGGATCGCGGCTGGTCTATAATATCAACACCGAGACCGCCCGCATGGACGGCGCGCCGCGCGGCGCCGCCGGCAGCCGCGTGCAGGGCGTCTTTTATCCCAGCGGGAACTGA